The sequence below is a genomic window from Deltaproteobacteria bacterium.
GGAGACGCCGCGCTGGACCCTCTTCGAGGCGTTCCTTCAGTGGTTCCAGCAGGGAACCTGGCCGTCCCCGCGGGAAGCCTTCGATCTCGGCTACCCGCTGGGCATGTCGCTGGTGCAGCAGCTCGTCGTCGGCACACTGCCGGAAGGCCAGACGCTCGCGCTCCACCCCATCGCGGTGGCCGGCTGGTTCGGCTTTTTGCTCACGGCGCTGAACCTGCTGCCGCTCGGGCAGCTCGACGGCGGCCACGTGCTCTTCGGCGCCTCGCCCAGGTTGCACAGCCTGTTCGGGCCGCCGCTCTCGGCGGTGCTGCTCGCGCTCGGCGTGTTCACCGCGTTTCCCGGCTGGATCCTCTGGGGCCTTTTGATGGGCCTGGGCCTCGGCATGCACCCGCGCCTCGCCGAACCCGAGGAGCGGATCGACGGCGTCCGCCGGGCGTGGGTCGGCGCGAGTCTTCTGCTGTTCGCGCTCTCGTTTTCACCCGTGCCGCTGGCCCTGCTCGCGCGGTAGAACGGTCGCATGTCCGATTCCTTGCGCGAGGTGCTCGGGCCGGGCGGCGCGCTCTCCCGGGTGCTGCCCGGTTACGAGCCGCGCCCCCCGCAGCTGGCGATGGCGGCGCGGGTGGAGGACGCGCTCGCGCACGGCAGGGCGCTTCTGGTCGAGGCGGGCACGGGCACCGGCAAGACGCTCGCGTACCTGCTTCCGGCGGCCCGCAGCGGCCTCAAGGTGGTGGTCTCCACGGCCACGAAGACGCTGCAGGAGCAGCTCGCGGACAAGGACGTTCCCCTGCTGCGCGCCCTCGGGGTCGACGCGAAGGTCGCCTTCCTGAAAGGCCGCCAGAACTACCTCTGCCTGCTCCGCTTCGATCGCTTCCTGCGCAATCCGACCTTTGCGGTGCGGGAGGAAGCGGCGGTTTTCGACGGCATCGCGGCCTGGGCGGAGACGACGCAGACGGGCGACCGCGCCGAGCTGAGCGACCTGCCGGAGAACCTCGCTTCCTGGCGCGATCTCTCTGCCAGCGCGGACCAATGCATCGGAACGAAGTGCGAGCACTACGATCGCTGCTTCGTCTTTCGCGTGCGGCGAGAGGCAGCGGACGCCGACGTAGTGGTCGTCAACCATCATCTCTTCTTCGCCGATCTGGCCCTGCGCACCTCCTCGGCGGGAGACGCCGGAGCGGCGGTGCTTCCGCGTTACGACGCCGTCGTATTCGACGAGGCCCACGCGGTCGAGGAGGTCGCGACCGAGCACTTCGGCGCGCAGCTCTCCAGCTTCCGCGTCGGCGAGCTCGGCCGCGATGCCCTGAAGAGCCTCGCGGCCCATTCCTCGCGGGTAGAGGCCGCGGGGCTGGCGGCGCGCCTGATGCGGGAAGGGCGCGAGTTCTTCGACGTGGCGCTCGAGTCGTCGCAGGAAGGGCGCTGGCCGCTCTTGCGCGGCGCGCTCCAACCCGCAGAGGCCGAGCGGACCAGGCTCGCGGAGCTGGTTCGCGCCCTCGGCGCCGCCGTGTCGGGCAGCGGAGACGAGGAGCTCGCGCTGATCGAGCGCCGCTGCCTTGCGCTCGGCGCCGACCTCGAGCTCTTCTCGGAGACCGAGCGCCGCCCCGATCTGATCCACTGGGCCGAGTCGCGCGCCGGGCACCTCTTCCTCCACGCCTCGCCGATCGACGTCAAAGGCCTGCTCCAGGACAAGCTGTATGACCGCATCGGGCCGGTGGTCTTCACCAGCGCAACCCTTGCGGTCGCCGGCCACCTCGAATACTTCGCGCAGCGCATCGGCCTCTCGGACGACTCCGGCCCCCTCTTTCCGCTCGAGTCGCACGTCCTGGCCTCGCCGTTCGACTACGCCTCGAACGCCGCCCTCTACCTGCCTCGCGACATGCCCGACCCACAGGATTCGGCCTTCCCGGAAGCCGTCGCCGGCGAGCTGCGCGAGCTGTTACCGATCACGTCCGGACGCGCCTTCGTGCTCTTCACCTCGCTGCGCAACATGCGCGCGGTGCACGCGCTCCTCGCCGCCGAGCTGCCCTGGCAGGTGCTGCTACAGGGCGAGGCGCCCAAGGCGCAGCTGCTCAAGCGCTTCCGCGATCGGCCGAGCGTGCTCTTCGCTTCCCAGAGCTTCTGGGAGGGCGTCGACGTTTCCGGCGAGGCGCTGAGCCTGGTGGTGATCGACAAGCTGCCGTTCGCCTCCCCGGGCGAACCGATCGTCGCCGCGCGCATCGAGCGCCTCCGCGCGGAAGGGCAAGACGCGTTCTACGGCTACCAGCTACCCCAGGCGGCGCTGGCGCTGAAACAGGGATTCGGCAG
It includes:
- a CDS encoding site-2 protease family protein → MEPVPGAEETLLPPPPPGPGTLGALRPPLLNIFLFLLTFASAFLAGSALKDTQMPEPSRAEMLRHGLGFALALLFIMLAHEMGHFFLARKHGVDATWPFFIPAPLLSVIGTLGAVIRLRSLPRTRRALIDIGASGPIAGFVATIPVLVLGLRWSTVVPVEPETPRWTLFEAFLQWFQQGTWPSPREAFDLGYPLGMSLVQQLVVGTLPEGQTLALHPIAVAGWFGFLLTALNLLPLGQLDGGHVLFGASPRLHSLFGPPLSAVLLALGVFTAFPGWILWGLLMGLGLGMHPRLAEPEERIDGVRRAWVGASLLLFALSFSPVPLALLAR
- a CDS encoding ATP-dependent DNA helicase; its protein translation is MAARVEDALAHGRALLVEAGTGTGKTLAYLLPAARSGLKVVVSTATKTLQEQLADKDVPLLRALGVDAKVAFLKGRQNYLCLLRFDRFLRNPTFAVREEAAVFDGIAAWAETTQTGDRAELSDLPENLASWRDLSASADQCIGTKCEHYDRCFVFRVRREAADADVVVVNHHLFFADLALRTSSAGDAGAAVLPRYDAVVFDEAHAVEEVATEHFGAQLSSFRVGELGRDALKSLAAHSSRVEAAGLAARLMREGREFFDVALESSQEGRWPLLRGALQPAEAERTRLAELVRALGAAVSGSGDEELALIERRCLALGADLELFSETERRPDLIHWAESRAGHLFLHASPIDVKGLLQDKLYDRIGPVVFTSATLAVAGHLEYFAQRIGLSDDSGPLFPLESHVLASPFDYASNAALYLPRDMPDPQDSAFPEAVAGELRELLPITSGRAFVLFTSLRNMRAVHALLAAELPWQVLLQGEAPKAQLLKRFRDRPSVLFASQSFWEGVDVSGEALSLVVIDKLPFASPGEPIVAARIERLRAEGQDAFYGYQLPQAALALKQGFGRLIRSSSDRGIVAVLDARMSRKGYGRVFIESLPRCRILRSPAEAADFWTGEPCKGATGA